A region of Lycium barbarum isolate Lr01 chromosome 1, ASM1917538v2, whole genome shotgun sequence DNA encodes the following proteins:
- the LOC132609171 gene encoding uncharacterized protein LOC132609171, translating to MDLLWPVSLILQNRLFNHHSSSYRCTTIQISIINLTPMCHHIVRHMVSVNHLVQVLARMVIDHLMKAQVVKDVLVVATENMRPEKLRLALICIMMQMLKLALKIQRMTALQERMKRVKEKVNLMNISMIVEIYFKIILV from the exons ATGGATTTGCTATGGCCAGTCAGCCTCATTTTGCAGAACCGATTATTCAACCATCATTCCAGCAGTTACCGATGCACGACAATCCAAATTTCTATAATCAATCTCACACCAATGTGTCATCATATAGTGCGACACATGGTTTCCGTCAATCATTTGGTGCAGGTCCTAGCACGCATGGTCATTGATCATTTGATGAAGGCTCAAGTAGTCAAAGACGTACTAGTAGTAGCCACGGAGAATATGAGGCCAG AGAAGCTGAGGCTAGCATTGATATGTATAATGATGCAAATGCTGAAATTAGCTCTGAAAATTCAGAGGATGACGGCCCTTCAAGAGAGGATGAAGAGAGTGAAAGAGAAAGTGAACCTGATGAATATATCGATGATAGTGGAGATTTACTTCAAAATAATATTGGTGTAA